The following proteins come from a genomic window of Aptenodytes patagonicus chromosome 21, bAptPat1.pri.cur, whole genome shotgun sequence:
- the LOC143169890 gene encoding LOW QUALITY PROTEIN: peptide methionine sulfoxide reductase MsrA-like (The sequence of the model RefSeq protein was modified relative to this genomic sequence to represent the inferred CDS: deleted 1 base in 1 codon) — protein sequence MPGAGVLPSPAEALPGRAQRLPVAATHAVNGNPTLPPFPAEMQTAIFGMGCFWGAERLFWKMPGVFSTQVGYAGGFTPNPTHEEVHTGLRGHAEVVRVIFDPQKISYEELLKVFWENHDPTQGMRQQEDLGTQYRSVIYTLGPQQQAAALRSRAAYQQELREQRRGDITTAIEPAGDFYYTEDHHQQYLHKVPRGSCGLKGAGVTCPITPRGATSRPLACPHVPGIAGRVGTAASPTRRSQPHTSRPAPTRRSSHAPIAPAGIKAMCPHLVLSSPMEGIWGARSSDVPSPRRCSDGDDGQTP from the exons ATGCCGGGTGCCGgggtgctccccagccccgccGAGGCTCTGCCGGGCAGAGCCCAGAGGCTGCCGGTGGCAG CCACCCACGCCGTCAACGGGAACCCCACGCTCCCGCCGTTCCCAGCGGAGATGCAGACGGCGATTTTCG GCATGGGGTGCTTCTGGGGAGCGGAGCGGCTCTTCTGGAAGATGCCGGGGGTCTTCTCCACCCAGGTGGGCTACGCGGGAGGCTTCACC CCCAACCCCACCCATGAAGAAGTGCACACAG GGCTGAGGGGGCACGCCGAGGTGGTGAGGGTCATCTTCGACCCCCAGAAGATCAGCTACGAGGAGCTTCTCAAAGTCTTCTGGGAGAACCACGACCCCACACAAG GCATGCGGCAGCAGGAGGACCTGGGCACCCAGTACCGTTCCGTCATCTACACGCTGggcccccagcagcaggcagctgccctccgCAGCAGGGCGGCATACCAGCAG GAGCTGAGGGAGCAGCGGCGGGGGGACATCACTACTGCCATCGAGCCGGCCGGTGACTTCTACTACACCGAGGACCACCACCAGCAGTACCTGCACAAGGTGCCCCGGGGCTCCTGTGGCCTGAAGGGCGCCGGTGTCACCTGCCCCATCACACCCCGAGGGGCCACCTCGCGTCCCCTGGcttgtccccatgtccctggcattgcaggcagggtgggcacagcagccagccccaCGCGTCGCAGCCAGCCCCACACGTCACGGCCAGCCCCCACACGCCGCAGCTCCCACGCTCCCATCGCCCCGGCGGGGATTAAAGCCATGTGCCCCCACCTTGTCCTGTCCAGTCCTATGG AAGGGATCTGGGGAGCACGTTCCTCCGATGTCCCCTCGCCCCGGCGCTGCAGTGACGGCGATGACGGGCAGACCCCGTGA
- the TCEA3 gene encoding transcription elongation factor A protein 3 isoform X2 (The sequence of the model RefSeq protein was modified relative to this genomic sequence to represent the inferred CDS: added 107 bases not found in genome assembly), with the protein MGPAEELVRIAKKLDKMVARKSTEGVLDLLKSLTGYTMTIQLLQTTRIGVAVNSVRKHCSDEEVVASAKILIKNWKRLLESTTPKKEKDVDGKKEKDTDGEKEKKEKGLDFPSCPNEGVKHPKSRAEKHREKHKERESSDGRSPTASSKKSPPDSRKERRDSADSRSSTTSAVSSSSSPQKRPSGERRASVGSSPLPASTASQRNSTDSKEERANSSKAKPETPRTPTSPPFSPSPCLLAPCYLTGDSVRDKCIEMLTAALRMDDDYKEFGVNCEKMASEIEDHIFQELKSTDMKYRNRVRSRISNLKDPKNPSLRRNVLCGAILPSLIARMTAEEMASDELKELRNAMTQEAIREHQMAKTGGTVTDLFQCGKCKKKNCTYNQVQTRSADEPMTTFVLCNECGNRWKFC; encoded by the exons CACCATGACCATCCAGCTGCTCCAG ACCACGCGGATCGGGGTGGCTGTCAACTCGGTGCGGAAACACTGCTCGGATGAAGAGGTGGTGGCCTCGGCCAAAATCCTCATCAAGAACTGGAAGCGGCTGCTGG AGTCCACCACCCCGAAGAAGGAGAAGGACGTGGATGGGAAGAAGGAGAAGGACACGGAcggggagaaggagaagaaggagaaggggctGGATTTTCCCAGCTGCCCCAACGAAGGGGTGAAGCACCCCAAGAGCCGGGCTGAGAAGCACAGGGAGAAGCACAAGGAGAG AGAGTCCAGCGATGGCCGGAGCCCTACTGCGTCCTCGAAGAAGTCACCTCCAGACAGCAGGAAAGAGAG GAGAGACTCTGCCGACTCGAGGTCTTCCACCACCTCGGCcgtctcctcctcttcctccccgcaGAAGAGACCGTCAGGGGAGAG GAGAGCCTCTGTGGGCAGCAGCCCCTTGCCAGCTTCCACCGCCTCCCAGAGAAACTCCACTGACAGCAAGGAGGAAAG AGCCAACAGCAGCAAGGCCAAACCGGAGACGCCGCGgacccccaccagcccccccttctcacccagcccctgcctcctGGCCCCCTGCTATCTCACGGGGGACTCGGTGCGGGACAAGTGCATCGAGATGCTGACGGCCGCCCTCCGCATGGACG ACGACTACAAGGAGTTCGGTGTCAACTGTGAGAAGATGGCATCGGAGATCGAAGACCATATC TTCCAGGAGCTGAAGAGCACGGATATGAAGTATCGCAACCGGGTGCGGAGCAGGATCAGCAACCTGAAGGACCCCAAGAACCCCAGCCTGCGGAGGAACGTGCTGTGTGGGGCCATCCTGCCCAGCCTCATCGCTCGCATGACCGCCGAg GAGATGGCCAGCGATGAGCTGAAGGAGCTGAGGAACGCCATGACCCAGGAGGCCATCCGGGAGCACCAGATGGCCAAGACGGGTGGCACCGTCACCGACCTCTTCCAGTGCGGCAAGTGCAAGAAGAAGAACTGCACGTACAACCAG GTGCAGACGCGCAGCGCCGACGAGCCCATGACGACATTCGTGCTGTGCAACGAATGCGGGAATCGCTGGAAG TTCTGCTGA
- the TCEA3 gene encoding transcription elongation factor A protein 3 isoform X1 (The sequence of the model RefSeq protein was modified relative to this genomic sequence to represent the inferred CDS: added 107 bases not found in genome assembly) — MGPAEELVRIAKKLDKMVARKSTEGVLDLLKSLTGYTMTIQLLQTTRIGVAVNSVRKHCSDEEVVASAKILIKNWKRLLESTTPKKEKDVDGKKEKDTDGEKEKKEKGLDFPSCPNEGVKHPKSRAEKHREKHKERKPSKSGSRASTPRGHPADSVPERESSDGRSPTASSKKSPPDSRKERRDSADSRSSTTSAVSSSSSPQKRPSGERRASVGSSPLPASTASQRNSTDSKEERANSSKAKPETPRTPTSPPFSPSPCLLAPCYLTGDSVRDKCIEMLTAALRMDDDYKEFGVNCEKMASEIEDHIFQELKSTDMKYRNRVRSRISNLKDPKNPSLRRNVLCGAILPSLIARMTAEEMASDELKELRNAMTQEAIREHQMAKTGGTVTDLFQCGKCKKKNCTYNQVQTRSADEPMTTFVLCNECGNRWKFC; from the exons CACCATGACCATCCAGCTGCTCCAG ACCACGCGGATCGGGGTGGCTGTCAACTCGGTGCGGAAACACTGCTCGGATGAAGAGGTGGTGGCCTCGGCCAAAATCCTCATCAAGAACTGGAAGCGGCTGCTGG AGTCCACCACCCCGAAGAAGGAGAAGGACGTGGATGGGAAGAAGGAGAAGGACACGGAcggggagaaggagaagaaggagaaggggctGGATTTTCCCAGCTGCCCCAACGAAGGGGTGAAGCACCCCAAGAGCCGGGCTGAGAAGCACAGGGAGAAGCACAAGGAGAG GAAGCCCAGCAAGTCCGGCTCTCGTGCCTCCACCCCCCGGGGCCACCCTGCCGACTCCGTCCCGGAGAG AGAGTCCAGCGATGGCCGGAGCCCTACTGCGTCCTCGAAGAAGTCACCTCCAGACAGCAGGAAAGAGAG GAGAGACTCTGCCGACTCGAGGTCTTCCACCACCTCGGCcgtctcctcctcttcctccccgcaGAAGAGACCGTCAGGGGAGAG GAGAGCCTCTGTGGGCAGCAGCCCCTTGCCAGCTTCCACCGCCTCCCAGAGAAACTCCACTGACAGCAAGGAGGAAAG AGCCAACAGCAGCAAGGCCAAACCGGAGACGCCGCGgacccccaccagcccccccttctcacccagcccctgcctcctGGCCCCCTGCTATCTCACGGGGGACTCGGTGCGGGACAAGTGCATCGAGATGCTGACGGCCGCCCTCCGCATGGACG ACGACTACAAGGAGTTCGGTGTCAACTGTGAGAAGATGGCATCGGAGATCGAAGACCATATC TTCCAGGAGCTGAAGAGCACGGATATGAAGTATCGCAACCGGGTGCGGAGCAGGATCAGCAACCTGAAGGACCCCAAGAACCCCAGCCTGCGGAGGAACGTGCTGTGTGGGGCCATCCTGCCCAGCCTCATCGCTCGCATGACCGCCGAg GAGATGGCCAGCGATGAGCTGAAGGAGCTGAGGAACGCCATGACCCAGGAGGCCATCCGGGAGCACCAGATGGCCAAGACGGGTGGCACCGTCACCGACCTCTTCCAGTGCGGCAAGTGCAAGAAGAAGAACTGCACGTACAACCAG GTGCAGACGCGCAGCGCCGACGAGCCCATGACGACATTCGTGCTGTGCAACGAATGCGGGAATCGCTGGAAG TTCTGCTGA